A genomic stretch from Microbacterium proteolyticum includes:
- a CDS encoding carbohydrate ABC transporter permease: MTTATAPRTDTVAVTTSRPRSGRGYARTSPTHTRRSVVLTIVMSLYLVYTLLPLAWLLINATKTQPDLFSSFGLWFGDSFALGDNIVQTFTYRDGIFLRWLGNTLLYVVVGAGGATFLATLAGYGLAKYNFRGRKAVFAVILGAIAVPGTALAVPTFLLFSQLGLTNTPWAIIIPSLISPFGLYLVWVYATDAIPTELLEAARMDGAGEFRTFFTISVRLLTPGIVTVLLFAVVATWNNYFLPLIMLSNPEWYPLTVGLNQWNAQAVGVGAQPIYNLVITGSLLSIIPIVAAFLVLQRFWQSGLSAGSVKQ, translated from the coding sequence ATGACCACCGCGACCGCACCCCGCACCGACACCGTCGCCGTGACCACCTCGCGCCCGCGCAGCGGACGCGGCTACGCCCGCACCTCGCCCACCCACACGCGGCGATCCGTCGTGCTGACCATCGTCATGAGCCTGTACCTCGTGTACACGCTCCTGCCGCTGGCCTGGCTGCTCATCAACGCCACCAAGACCCAGCCCGACCTGTTCTCGTCGTTCGGGCTGTGGTTCGGCGACAGCTTCGCCCTCGGCGACAACATCGTGCAGACCTTCACCTACCGCGACGGGATCTTCCTGCGCTGGCTCGGCAACACCCTGCTGTACGTCGTCGTCGGCGCCGGCGGCGCGACGTTCCTGGCCACGCTGGCCGGCTACGGACTGGCCAAGTACAACTTCCGCGGGCGCAAGGCGGTCTTCGCCGTGATCCTCGGCGCCATCGCCGTGCCCGGCACGGCCCTCGCCGTCCCGACCTTCCTGCTGTTCAGCCAGCTGGGTCTGACGAACACCCCGTGGGCGATCATCATCCCCTCGCTGATCAGCCCGTTCGGCCTCTACCTCGTCTGGGTCTACGCGACCGACGCCATCCCGACCGAGCTGCTGGAAGCCGCCCGCATGGACGGCGCGGGCGAGTTCCGCACCTTCTTCACCATCTCGGTCCGCCTGCTGACCCCGGGCATCGTCACCGTGCTGCTGTTCGCGGTGGTGGCGACGTGGAACAACTACTTCCTGCCGCTCATCATGCTGAGCAACCCGGAGTGGTACCCGCTGACCGTCGGCCTCAACCAGTGGAACGCCCAGGCCGTCGGCGTCGGCGCTCAGCCCATCTACAACCTCGTCATCACCGGTTCGCTGCTGTCGATCATCCCGATCGTCGCCGCGTTCCTCGTGCTGCAGCGCTTCTGGCAATCGGGCCTCAGCGCGGGCAGCGTCAAGCAGTGA
- a CDS encoding LacI family DNA-binding transcriptional regulator — MSETTTTSTAIPTRKRRREVSMADVAAAAGVSGQTVSRVANGRANVDPDTRQRVLDAMSHLGYRPNSAARALRSGRFRSIGVIMFSLGSYGNTRTLDALASMAAASGYSITLITVQSASQSDVSGAFVRLREHAVDGIVILIETHRLGENELAIPSGLPVVVVDSSADYPYAVVDNDQAQGARLATEHLLDLGHETVWHVSGPPESFAAERRRNAWRAALVDRGCRVPEVQIGDWTADSGHRIGAELATRPEVTAVFAANDQMALGVIRALHEAGRRVPGDVSVVGFDDMPESANFWPPLTTVRQRFERVGEEAMKALIADIEGIDGDHTRTLVPTSLVVRASSGPR, encoded by the coding sequence ATGAGCGAGACGACGACGACGTCGACCGCGATCCCGACGCGCAAGCGGCGACGCGAGGTGTCGATGGCAGACGTCGCCGCGGCGGCCGGCGTGTCCGGTCAGACCGTCTCGCGCGTCGCGAACGGTCGCGCGAACGTCGATCCCGACACGCGTCAACGCGTTCTCGATGCCATGTCCCACCTCGGCTACCGCCCCAACAGCGCCGCCCGTGCCCTGCGGTCGGGGCGCTTCCGCAGCATCGGCGTGATCATGTTCTCGCTGGGGTCGTACGGCAACACGCGCACACTCGACGCGCTGGCGTCGATGGCCGCGGCATCCGGGTACTCGATCACCCTCATCACGGTGCAATCCGCGTCGCAGTCCGACGTGTCGGGCGCGTTCGTGCGCCTGCGCGAGCATGCCGTCGACGGCATCGTCATCCTGATCGAGACGCACCGCCTCGGTGAGAACGAACTCGCGATCCCCTCCGGCCTGCCGGTCGTCGTCGTCGATTCCAGTGCCGACTACCCCTACGCCGTCGTCGACAACGACCAGGCGCAGGGCGCGCGGCTCGCGACCGAGCACCTGCTCGATCTCGGACACGAGACGGTGTGGCACGTCTCGGGACCACCGGAGTCGTTCGCGGCGGAGCGTCGGCGCAATGCCTGGCGTGCGGCCCTGGTGGACCGCGGATGCCGGGTGCCCGAGGTGCAGATCGGCGACTGGACGGCCGACTCCGGTCACCGCATCGGGGCCGAGCTCGCCACGCGCCCCGAAGTGACCGCCGTATTCGCGGCGAACGACCAGATGGCGCTCGGCGTCATCCGTGCTCTGCACGAGGCGGGGCGCCGGGTCCCCGGCGACGTCAGTGTCGTCGGCTTCGACGACATGCCCGAGTCGGCGAACTTCTGGCCGCCACTCACCACCGTCCGGCAGCGGTTCGAGCGCGTGGGCGAAGAGGCGATGAAGGCGCTCATCGCCGACATCGAGGGCATCGACGGCGACCACACCCGCACCCTGGTGCCGACGTCGCTCGTCGTGCGGGCGAGTTCCGGCCCGCGCTGA
- a CDS encoding carbohydrate ABC transporter permease yields the protein MTTTAAPPPALRTPRRKRRARIDDRGWLFVAPFAIVFALVFLAPLVYSIYLSLFREQLIGGNAFVGLDNYIAAFQDEKFWDGLIRVAVFLVIQVPIMLVLALGAALAIDSARLHASSFYRIVIFLPYAVPAVVAVLMWGYIYGDQFGLAGNINQLLGSEVLQPFIPQWMLLSIGNIVTWQFVGYNMLIFYSSLKTIPGELYEAASIDGAGAWRTIFSIKIPAVRGAVVIATIFSIIGSFQLFNEPNILKPLAPNTISTFYTPNMYAYNLSFAGQQYNYAATIAIIMGLITAIIAYVVQLRGSRQEAR from the coding sequence ATGACGACCACCGCGGCACCCCCGCCCGCCCTGCGCACCCCCCGGCGCAAACGGCGCGCACGCATCGACGACCGCGGCTGGCTGTTCGTCGCTCCCTTCGCGATCGTCTTCGCGCTGGTCTTCCTCGCGCCGCTGGTCTACTCGATCTACCTCAGCCTCTTCCGCGAGCAGCTGATCGGCGGCAACGCCTTCGTCGGGCTCGACAACTACATCGCGGCCTTCCAGGACGAGAAGTTCTGGGACGGCCTCATCCGCGTCGCCGTCTTCCTCGTCATCCAGGTGCCGATCATGCTCGTCCTCGCGCTGGGCGCCGCCCTCGCGATCGACAGCGCGCGGCTGCACGCTTCGAGCTTCTACCGGATCGTGATCTTCCTCCCCTACGCCGTTCCCGCGGTCGTGGCCGTGCTGATGTGGGGCTACATCTACGGCGACCAGTTCGGCCTGGCCGGCAACATCAACCAGCTGCTCGGCTCCGAGGTGCTGCAGCCGTTCATCCCGCAGTGGATGCTGCTGTCGATCGGCAACATCGTCACGTGGCAGTTCGTGGGCTACAACATGCTCATCTTCTACTCGTCGCTGAAGACCATCCCGGGCGAGCTGTACGAAGCGGCATCCATCGACGGGGCGGGCGCGTGGCGCACGATCTTCTCGATCAAGATCCCGGCCGTGCGCGGCGCCGTGGTGATCGCCACGATCTTCTCGATCATCGGAAGCTTCCAGCTCTTCAACGAGCCGAACATCCTCAAGCCGCTGGCGCCCAACACGATCTCGACGTTCTACACGCCGAACATGTACGCCTACAACCTGTCGTTCGCGGGCCAGCAGTACAACTACGCCGCGACGATCGCCATCATCATGGGCCTGATCACCGCGATCATCGCCTACGTCGTGCAGCTGCGCGGCTCACGTCAGGAGGCGCGATGA